From a single Oreochromis niloticus isolate F11D_XX linkage group LG3, O_niloticus_UMD_NMBU, whole genome shotgun sequence genomic region:
- the LOC100710080 gene encoding uncharacterized protein LOC100710080, with protein sequence MNASGLPAGHLLPNLALKKTAVQSSNGDNIGFAFKAVDGNRDENYQGGSCTLTLSQSDPWWRVDLARVYTIGAVVITNGAGFENRLDGAEIWIGKSTNFSDPESERCAVISHIPSGQTFYFPCSSIEGRYVTVFLPGSEKVLNLCEVEVYYGYPLPNVALKGEATQSSTLSVATASKAIDGRRISFYSNGFCSHTAEDETDPWWRVDLQRSFTITAVKVTNRGDCCAERLDGAEIRIGNSLENNGNNNPRCASISHIKAGKTYTFQCDGGSMEGRFVNVFLPGQKKTLTLCEVEVYAAPAVVPLQNVALKKPTVQSSTSSPPFLSSKAVDGYKNGNIRGAGFSHTKEETNPWWRVDLLAVYKVSAVTIINRQDCCSERILGVEIRIGDSLDQSGNQNPRSLSGDDWFWMSGYSMNFFNWPQDFVPYYYSSMCGAMSNGEHFLWQDLHCGEHLNFICQSGAGDNVQRVDFYSTKNVTTVK encoded by the exons ATGAATGCATCGGGACTACCAGCAG GTCATCTTCTTCCTAACCTGGCACTGAAGAAGACAGCTGTGCAGTCTTCAAACGGAGACAACATCGGTTTTGCTTTCAAGGCCGTCGATGGCAACAGAGACGAGAACTATCAAGGAGGGTCCTGCACACTTACTTTATCACAGTCTGATCCGTGGTGGAGGGTAGACTTGGCAAGAGTGTATACAATTGGTGCTGTTGTGATAACCAATGGAGCAGGATTTGAAAACAGGTTGGATGGTGCAGAAATCTGGATTGGAAAGTCAACAAACTTCAGTGACCCTGAGAGTGAGAG GTGTGCCGTCATCTCTCACATCCCCAGTGGACAGACGTTCTACTTTCCATGTAGCTCTATTGAGGGACGCTATGTCACTGTGTTTCTCCCAGGAAGTGAGAAGGTCCTAAATCTCTGCGAGGTTGAAGTGTACTATG GATACCCATTACCCAATGTGGCACTCAAAGGAGAAGCTACCCAGTCATCTACACTATCTGTTGCCACTGCGTCCAAAGCCATCGATGGCAGACGGATCTCGTTCTACAGCAATGGGTTCTGTAGCCACACGGCTGAAGACGAGACCGACCCCTGGTGGAGGGTGGACCTGCAGCGAAGCTTTACAATCACTGCTGTAAAAGTCACCAACAGAGGAGACTGCTGTGCTGAAAGACTGGATGGAGCTGAGATCAGAATAGGAAACTCACTGGAGAACAATGGAAACAATAATCCCAG GTGTGCTTCCATCTCACATATCAAAGCAGGTAAAACCTACACATTCCAGTGTGATGGAGGCAGCATGGAGGGTCGCTTTGTGAACGTGTTTCTTCCTGGACAGAAGAAGACTCTCACCCTGTGTGAAGTGGAGGTGTATGCTGCCCCAGCAG TGGTGCCACTTCAAAATGTGGCCTTAAAAAAGCCAACAGTACAGTCATCGACTTCGTCACCACCTTTTCTGTCATCAAAAGCTGTTGATGGGTACAAAAATGGAAACATACGTGGTGCAGGCTTTTCCCACACTAAGGAAGAAACAAATCCCTGGTGGAGAGTAGACTTGTTAGCTGTCTATAAAGTCAGTGCTGTCACCATCATCAACAGACAAGACTGTTGCTCTGAAAGGATTCTTGGGGTAGAGATTCGGATCGGGGACTCACTGGATCAAAGTGGAAATCAAAACCCGAG ATCCTTGAGTGGAGACGACTGGTTCTGGATGTCCGGATACTCCATGAATTTCTTCAACTGGCCACAAGATTTTGTCCCTTACTATTACTCCAGCATGTGTGGAGCTATGAGCAATGGAGAGCACTTCCTGTGGCAGGACCTGCACTGTGGGGAACACCTCAACTTCATCTGCCAATCAG GTGCTGGGGACAATGTGCAAAGAGTGGACTTCTACAGCACCAAGAATGTCACAACTGTAAAGTAA